Proteins encoded in a region of the Corynebacterium breve genome:
- the rpmA gene encoding 50S ribosomal protein L27, with amino-acid sequence MATKKGASSSSNGRDSEAKRLGVKRFGGQQVKAGEIIVRQRGTKFHPGENVGRGSDDTLFALEAGSVQFGIKRNRRIVNIVPAEEQAAAATA; translated from the coding sequence ATGGCAACCAAGAAGGGCGCATCGAGCTCCTCGAACGGTCGTGACTCCGAGGCAAAGCGCCTTGGCGTAAAGCGCTTCGGCGGCCAGCAGGTCAAGGCAGGCGAGATCATCGTTCGTCAGCGTGGCACCAAGTTCCACCCAGGTGAGAACGTTGGCCGCGGCAGCGACGACACCCTGTTTGCACTTGAGGCAGGCTCCGTTCAGTTCGGCATCAAGCGCAACCGTCGCATCGTCAACATCGTTCCTGCTGAAGAGCAGGCAGCAGCTGCGACTGCATAA
- the rplU gene encoding 50S ribosomal protein L21, whose amino-acid sequence MYAIVKTGGKQYKVAEGDLVKVEKIEGEPGDAVALTPVLLVDGSNVTTKADDLAKVSVSAEIVEHGKGPKIDIMKYKNKTGYKRRLGHRQPLTVLKITGVK is encoded by the coding sequence ATGTACGCGATCGTCAAGACCGGCGGCAAGCAGTACAAGGTTGCCGAAGGCGACCTCGTCAAGGTCGAGAAGATCGAGGGTGAGCCAGGCGATGCCGTGGCTCTCACCCCGGTTCTACTTGTCGACGGTTCCAACGTCACCACCAAGGCGGACGACCTGGCTAAGGTCAGCGTTTCCGCAGAGATCGTCGAGCACGGTAAGGGCCCGAAGATCGATATCATGAAGTACAAGAACAAGACCGGTTACAAGCGTCGCCTCGGCCACCGCCAGCCGCTGACCGTTCTGAAGATCACCGGCGTTAAGTAA